A segment of the Leptolyngbya sp. NIES-3755 genome:
CGGTTGTCTCGTTACACATTCCTTTTTGAAACATCTCTGGCTGAAAGGGTGTGGTCGAAGCTTGCAACGCTGAATTTGCCAATACACTCTGACTCATCAAGCCGACAATCAGACTGGCTCTTGCAAAATGGTGTAACACTTGTATCATATTGAGTTCGATTAGTTTGCCGAATTGACGCGATCGAGTCCGCGAAAGTGCCTACTCCTGTTTTAATGTAATTTCTCTCAAATTCAAATGTTATGTTCGATCCGCTTCGTCCTTTAAAGTACTTACCTTGGATTGAGTTGCTGCAAGTGTCCCTGTTTACGATCGGTTTGACGATCGCGATCGATGTTCTCTTTTTACAATTGGTCAGAATTCCAGCCGTGTATCCGACGATCGCTCAATTGTTCAATTCTCCTTTTGGCTTGCTGATTGTATTAGGAGCCGCTGTCGGTGTGGGAGCTTTAGCAGTTGCGATTATGGAACGCTGGTTTCGTCAAATTGTGATTACGAACACGACTTTGTGGGCGTTAGTCCCTTGTCTTGGATTGTGGCTATGGCTGCGATCGTTTCTGACTGTTTTTCCGCAGCTACTCACTCCGGTTCTCAGTTTTGAATCGATCGTGTGTATTATTCTGGGCGTGTTTTGGAAAGGGAAACCGTACTGGCGGTGATTCAATTTGCTCCCGCGATACGCTACCTTAGTTTGAGATCCCTAAGAACTGAAGAACGATGATTGCTCTGTACTGTGTTTTGCTTTTTGCGATGCTGGTTGGAATTATTGGTGCAGTCGTTCCTGGCATTCCTGGAACCAGTTTGATTTTGGCATCGATCGTGATTTGGGGTGCAGTTCGTGGATTTGCAGATTTGACGATTCCACTGGCAGTTGGGGTCGTTGTGTTTGTTCTCAGCTTAGGCATCGATTTTCTGGCAACGTACTGGGGCGCAAAAAAGGCTGGAGCCAGTAATTGGGGGCAAATTGGCGCATTTGTTGGATTTATTCTTGGGTTTCTTGGATTTCTGCCGACTTTACCGATCGGGGGTCCATTAGGTCCGATCATTGGGCTGTTTTTTGGTCCGTTGGTGGGTGCGATCGTGGGTGAATTTCTCTACCGCAAAGATGCCATGATCGCGATCAAAGCTGGAATTGGGATTGTAGTCGGTTCTGTGGTCGGCAACTTGGTTCAAGGTGTTTTAGCGCTGCTCACGGTTGCTGTGTTTATCTTCACTACATTCCCGCAAGTTCAAGCAGCGGTTCATTTAGCAAATTAAATTCGAGCAATCCAACGACTCGCGATCGGCATTCTCCATCCAGTTCCAAAAGCGCGATCGGTGACTTTTAATCCGGGTGGCGCTTGTTTGCGTTTGAACTCTGCAATTCGGACTAATTTCACCACTCGTTCCACGATCGCGGCTTCATGTCCAGCGGCTACGATTTCGGTTGGTGCTTGATGCTGATGAATATATCGATCGAGAATGTCGTCCAAAATTTCATAGTCCGGTAGCGAATCTTGGTCTTTCTGTCCCGGTTTCAATTCTGCGCTCGGTGGTTTGATCAAAACATTGTTCGGAATGATTTCTCGTTCTCGATTAATCCATTCGCAAAGTTTGTACACTTTTGTTTTTGGAACATCTGCGATCGCGGCTAATCCCCCGTTCATATCGCCATATAACGTGCAATATCCCACAGCAATCTCAGATTTGTTGCCCGTTGAAACTAAGAGATGCCCAAACTTATTCGATACTGCCATCAACAAAGTGCCACGAATTCGAGATTGCAAATTTTCTTCAGCGAGTCCAAATGGTGTTCCTGCGAATAATGGATCGAGTGTTCGATCGAAGCATTCCATCACCGTCCCGATCGCCAATGTTTGCGTGTGAATTCCTAGATTTTGAGCCAGATCCATCGCATCTTGAATCGAATGATCTGAACTATACGGAGAAGGCATGAGAATCCCAAGAACATTCTCTTTTCCAACGGCTTCGGATGCGATCGCAGCAATCAAAGAAGAATCAATCCCACCACTCAATCCCAAAACAATCTTAGAAAAGCCACATTTCCGAGCATAATCTCGCACACCCAAAACTAATGCTGACCAAAGTTCGGCTTCTTCGCGATCGGGAGCAGGTTCGATCGTACTTTTCTCAAAATCTTGCCCATTGTATTCAAGCACCAACCAATCTTCCTCAAAGCCGATCGCTCTTGCAATCAGTTCGCCAGACTTGTCGATCGCAATACTCGCGCCATCAAAAATCAGATCATCATTTCCGCCCACCTGATTCGCA
Coding sequences within it:
- a CDS encoding hypothetical protein (hypothetical protein MicvaDRAFT_0716;~similar to AA sequence:cyanobase_aa:LBDG_52670) — encoded protein: MFDPLRPLKYLPWIELLQVSLFTIGLTIAIDVLFLQLVRIPAVYPTIAQLFNSPFGLLIVLGAAVGVGALAVAIMERWFRQIVITNTTLWALVPCLGLWLWLRSFLTVFPQLLTPVLSFESIVCIILGVFWKGKPYWR
- a CDS encoding hypothetical protein (hypothetical protein L8106_12870;~similar to AA sequence:cyanobase_aa:LBDG_52680); amino-acid sequence: MIALYCVLLFAMLVGIIGAVVPGIPGTSLILASIVIWGAVRGFADLTIPLAVGVVVFVLSLGIDFLATYWGAKKAGASNWGQIGAFVGFILGFLGFLPTLPIGGPLGPIIGLFFGPLVGAIVGEFLYRKDAMIAIKAGIGIVVGSVVGNLVQGVLALLTVAVFIFTTFPQVQAAVHLAN
- a CDS encoding NAD+ synthetase (similar to AA sequence:cyanobase_aa:LBDG_45450); protein product: MKIAIAQLNPTIGDLEGNADKILKAADRAASEGVRLLLTPELSLCGYPPRDLLLDPSFVATMARTLSELASNLPEGVAVLVGTVEPNAKAISTGGKPLFNSVALIEKGKILQVFHKRLLPTYDVFDEDRYFEPGHVANYFELEGVRIGVTICEDLWNDEEFWGKRTYNLNPIADLAQTGVDFTINLSASPYTVGKQKLREAMLRHGAVRFNQPLIYANQVGGNDDLIFDGASIAIDKSGELIARAIGFEEDWLVLEYNGQDFEKSTIEPAPDREEAELWSALVLGVRDYARKCGFSKIVLGLSGGIDSSLIAAIASEAVGKENVLGILMPSPYSSDHSIQDAMDLAQNLGIHTQTLAIGTVMECFDRTLDPLFAGTPFGLAEENLQSRIRGTLLMAVSNKFGHLLVSTGNKSEIAVGYCTLYGDMNGGLAAIADVPKTKVYKLCEWINREREIIPNNVLIKPPSAELKPGQKDQDSLPDYEILDDILDRYIHQHQAPTEIVAAGHEAAIVERVVKLVRIAEFKRKQAPPGLKVTDRAFGTGWRMPIASRWIARI